A window of Salvia splendens isolate huo1 chromosome 8, SspV2, whole genome shotgun sequence genomic DNA:
CATGACCACCAACTCCTCTTCCTCTCCCACCACCGCCGATTCCGCCGAAGAGCCCGCGAAAATCCCCATCGACATCATCAGCGAAGAGGAAATGGCTCTCATCGAAGCTGCCctggccgccgccgccgccgccaccgccaccgccatgCCTGCTTCTCACCTCCACAGAAATTCGAAATCACTCCGCTCCATCACTCTCTTGTCCAAGCGCGGGATATCCGCTTGCACATCTACCAGCCCGCCCGACATCGAGGATTCGGGCCGGGCCTGCGGGTCCAGTCCTCAGAAGAATAAGAGGGTTGTAGTGCTTGAGTCATTTCTGCATCGATTCCGAAAGGGCAGAGGCTTGTCCGTCACCGATCTTACCGGCACGGTATCGTAGCTTTCCCAAATTCCTTAAAAGCAGTATTTTCTGGTTTTTGCCTAAaaattgattttgaaatttcaTGGATTGTGTGAAGGGTTTTGCGAGTGCTGACCTCGTGAATTGCAGTAGCTAAGGttcactatacaaaatattaatcATAAGCAGAGTACATCCACGTGCAAATATTTGTCATGTTTATACATTTTTGTTTCTCTGTTTGATTTAGGAATGGTGTGAAAAACAAACGGAGTTTATTCTACTCTTTGGTAAACCGAAAAGGACGAAAGCTATGAAAGCAGGTAGTGCGCGGCAtgtagtacttgaagaagaggTATGTTTCAAATGCATATACTCTACTTATTTATGTGAAATGTGAAATGTATTTGACTACTTTTCAAAATGGAAACTGTATGCATCTTGCATTTTCTTTTCTGTGTTGGATATGTGAATATGCTCCACTGTTTGATTGTTTGTTTGATTCTTAATTTTAATATGAATTTTGACAATTATCTTTGCAAATATATGAGGTACGAAACAGTAGTAGTGTATTTATGCATCTTCTCTTGTATGATTGCTGGCAGGATAAGGATATATGACCTTTGTTTTGAATGTGGGCAGGTAATTAAAAGGGTGAAAGTTCAGGTTGATAGTGCTGAAGATGTGTGGGCTCTTAAATTAATGAATTTCATTGTCGGTAGCAATCAACTATTGTTTGATGGATTAACACGCGAGTTACCTTTGTAAGTTTCTGTATATTTCTTACTTTCATAGGTGACTAAGTAAGTGGTATTCTCTTCTATTAGACAATGATGGAGATGAATGTCTTTCGCCATGGGTTGTTTGTCTCATTTTGGTCAGAACTTTGCCACCTTCATGAATCATGAGAAAGTTTTACCAAATGAGAAAGTTTTACTTACCCGAATCCCCTGTCATGTGATGTGTAGCGTATTTTTATAACCAATTACTAATTCTTTTTGCACTTGGTTTGACGATTGTTATGTGGACATGTTTGCTTATCTTGTTAATGTGCAAAAATGTACTGTATTTAAAATGCTGAATATATATGGAGAGTATGGGTTGTTTATGTTGACTATCTTGTGCATTTTTACATGATGTCCTTTCAGAGTAGGCTTTGTAGAAGGTGTATGGATGGTGGGGATAATTGATGAACTTCGGATGCCTGTATCCGAGTCCACGAGATTTCCAGTATTAGTTGACACCAAAACTCGTGTCCGGCCGACCCTTCCAGGTGAACCACAAAAAAGGAATGGAAGGTAGAGGCTACTCACAATTGATTAAACAGCTCCCTTTTACTTTCTCCTCCTCTGAGCCATCTAGTCAAAATCTTTGTGGCAGGTTTCAACTTATGTGCTACAAGTATATGTGGGACACTTTAGTTGCAGACGAATTTCCCACCAAAAAGTTCTTTGATTTCTTTTCATTGAATCCCAATCATATTTTATCTCCAGAAATTAGAGATAACACAACCAAATCAGGCTTTCCGTCAGAGGTAAATGATTTCTTCCCGACGACAGCATTCACTTTGACTTTTTGCATATGGAAATTTTGACCAATGAATCTAACAGATATTATGAAGCATAAGCTTCCAATTACACCATAAGAGAACTGGGGGTTTCCCATTTCTCTTTAGTACAGAAGCTGAAAGTTCTCATAAGTAGTTGTGGTGTTACTTGAAACATACCTGATTATATTGCTGGGATGCAATTCAAGATATATTGATTGCTTAAGACATCAACTAGTGATTGTGAGCGAAGAAAATGAAAGTCAAGTTGTTTGAGCGCGCGcgcgagagagagagggcaTGGCGTACAGTAAAATCTTAATTATAATAACTTACTGATTgcaaaatttacaaaaataaactaaaacaaaacagTT
This region includes:
- the LOC121743166 gene encoding exonuclease V, chloroplastic-like, which produces MTTNSSSSPTTADSAEEPAKIPIDIISEEEMALIEAALAAAAAATATAMPASHLHRNSKSLRSITLLSKRGISACTSTSPPDIEDSGRACGSSPQKNKRVVVLESFLHRFRKGRGLSVTDLTGTEWCEKQTEFILLFGKPKRTKAMKAGSARHVVLEEEVIKRVKVQVDSAEDVWALKLMNFIVGSNQLLFDGLTRELPLVGFVEGVWMVGIIDELRMPVSESTRFPVLVDTKTRVRPTLPGEPQKRNGRFQLMCYKYMWDTLVADEFPTKKFFDFFSLNPNHILSPEIRDNTTKSGFPSETLGDVVRYFGNSCRSLPMARDQLLLRYELQEDHSLIGEDEFVYDPDLVKDQIKSCLEFWLGKREASYPPMEELWKCKFCKFTSVCPINSDPDDSPIKKGEDIPLPDLTPK